From Prevotella melaninogenica, the proteins below share one genomic window:
- a CDS encoding DUF1896 domain-containing protein: MKQKNKKELSYFRLKLRSYMSEHHPEKLQDTEFITARADMALTVYCDAVAQGFTHIEAESMASEALYQGLHFSKYDTLISVLENEFERELPAPLPEKLVPILLSNKAVQATFDKFGLTDTLASDEQYGRLYTELTGTIVLLIESNNLPTVRLTEEASLKAL, translated from the coding sequence ATGAAACAGAAGAACAAAAAGGAACTTTCCTACTTCCGATTGAAGTTAAGAAGTTACATGAGTGAGCATCACCCCGAAAAGTTGCAAGATACGGAGTTTATCACTGCACGGGCAGATATGGCTCTCACAGTTTACTGCGATGCTGTAGCACAAGGCTTTACACACATTGAAGCGGAGAGCATGGCAAGCGAGGCATTGTATCAAGGCTTGCACTTTTCCAAGTACGATACGCTTATATCCGTGTTGGAAAACGAGTTTGAAAGGGAACTTCCTGCACCGCTCCCAGAGAAACTCGTACCTATACTGTTGTCGAACAAGGCTGTTCAAGCCACATTCGACAAGTTCGGTTTGACGGACACATTGGCTTCTGACGAGCAATACGGCCGTCTTTACACCGAACTGACAGGCACGATAGTGCTGCTCATCGAGAGCAACAATCTGCCAACGGTCAGACTGACGGAGGAAGCAAGCCTGAAGGCGTTGTAG
- a CDS encoding site-specific integrase, with translation MEKEKFKLLFYLKRGTQDKNGKSPIMGRISAGRSMVQFSCKCSCTPRLWDSRKNRLLGKSAEAVSVNKELDRLQVSIHKVYESLSGKSDAPITAERVRELVFGLNSESQGLLHHTDEYIDRFRERVGIDRSERRLKCLLLFHKHLANFVRYRYRVEDIPVQKADIAFIKDLEDYFAKEKGFKLNTSAGYLSMLASLLKDLHKRHIIDTYPFINHSIRWEVGTPRYITREEVGLIAALGEDKLQGYEKVSRDMFLFSCLTGLSYTDVYHLTEQHVFHEAGMTWIRKPRIKTGNVCHIPLLPEATAIIERYRGIHTRAFRHEPPKGYLLPIPGCDTVNIHLKKIARLCGIQKTLTYHMARHTFASQMTLSEGVSIESVSKMLGHSQIKTTQVYAETSPERVFLDIEKILPQLAHYQLTN, from the coding sequence ATGGAAAAAGAAAAATTCAAGCTGCTTTTCTACCTCAAGAGAGGTACGCAGGACAAAAACGGAAAAAGTCCCATCATGGGACGCATCAGCGCAGGACGCTCTATGGTACAGTTCAGTTGCAAATGCTCGTGTACTCCTCGTTTGTGGGACAGTCGCAAAAACCGACTGCTGGGCAAGAGTGCCGAAGCCGTATCGGTAAACAAGGAACTTGACCGCCTTCAGGTGAGCATACACAAGGTTTATGAGTCTCTTTCGGGTAAATCCGATGCTCCCATCACGGCAGAGCGAGTACGGGAGCTTGTATTCGGACTGAACAGTGAGTCACAAGGACTGCTGCATCATACAGACGAGTATATCGACCGCTTCCGTGAGCGTGTGGGCATAGACCGCAGCGAACGCAGACTAAAATGCCTGTTGCTCTTTCACAAGCATCTGGCAAACTTCGTCAGGTATCGCTACCGTGTGGAGGATATTCCCGTGCAGAAAGCCGACATCGCCTTTATCAAAGACTTGGAGGACTACTTCGCCAAAGAAAAGGGATTCAAGCTCAACACTTCGGCTGGCTATCTCTCCATGCTGGCTTCCTTGCTCAAAGACCTGCATAAACGGCACATCATTGACACCTATCCCTTCATCAACCATTCCATTCGTTGGGAAGTGGGTACTCCACGTTACATCACAAGGGAGGAGGTAGGTCTTATCGCAGCCTTGGGAGAAGATAAATTGCAAGGCTATGAAAAAGTGTCGAGGGATATGTTCCTTTTCTCCTGCCTGACGGGGCTTTCCTATACCGACGTGTATCACTTGACGGAGCAGCACGTCTTTCACGAAGCGGGAATGACTTGGATACGCAAGCCGAGAATAAAGACGGGCAACGTGTGCCACATCCCCCTACTTCCCGAAGCCACTGCCATTATCGAGCGTTATCGGGGCATTCACACGAGGGCTTTCCGACACGAACCGCCCAAGGGGTATCTGCTGCCCATACCCGGATGCGACACGGTAAACATACACCTCAAAAAGATAGCACGGCTTTGCGGTATTCAGAAAACGCTGACCTATCACATGGCACGGCATACCTTCGCATCTCAGATGACACTGTCGGAGGGCGTGTCCATTGAGAGCGTTTCCAAAATGCTCGGACACAGTCAAATCAAAACCACGCAAGTGTATGCGGAGACATCTCCCGAGCGTGTCTTTCTGGACATAGAGAAAATACTTCCACAACTCGCACATTATCAACTGACCAACTAA
- a CDS encoding SusC/RagA family TonB-linked outer membrane protein, with product MRKGKILPVSVFLSCCSLTAFASSHVTSADNFGKNVVVAATKANTAKVLGTQQSSGDVKVTGTIVDNAGDPVIGATIRVKDSQHGTTTDLDGKFEIMTHKGATLIVSYIGMNTEEVKVSGDAPLNITLKAEAHQIEEVVVTALGIKRSEKALSYNVQKVGGENLTTVKNPNFMNSLSGKVAGVNINASSAGMGGAARVVMRGPKSITRSNQALYVIDGVPINNTSQGEISGGAFSSQPGSEGIADINPEDIESISVLSGPAAAALYGSAAAQGVIMITTKKGKEGKVSVTVSNSTQFANPFIMPEFQNSYVNRAGEVKSWGAKTPSVYGNYEPKDFFNTGTNVQNNVALTAGTDKNQTYISVGTTNAKGIIPNNSYDRYNFAFRNTTTFLHDKMTFDFNFNYIKEHDKNLTAQGQYFNPLTAVYLFPRGESFDAVRTYELYDVTRGINVQNWNFGDALSMQNPYWVANRMVRSNNRSRYMISASLKYKIFDWMDVVGRLRWDDAGTKQEDKRYASTTNLFAHSKYGFYGYDKVNDRSLYGDLMFNINKTLNDFSVSANLGGSFTRNKYNVTGFQGGLKAPSNLFTPNAIDYGSATADNRPIFTDHAHKINSLFANVELGWRSMLFMTVTGRNDWDSALDGTDNVSFFYPSVGMSAVISQMATLPSWISYMKVRGSWASVGSAISPNITSPWRYQYNPASGTYSTVTYKFPSNFRPERTNSWEAGLTSRFFNNALTLDVTVYQSNTRNQTFLRPITGSQGFSSEYVQTGNVRNRGIELSLGYNHSWGDFAWSSSFTYSANRNKIVELLNDPNEVINQGGLNGANIILKKGGTMGDLYMTSDFKRDAEGNIAIKDGNVSQVNLTNPSYRGSVLPKGNIGFSNDFSWKGLNFGFVVTARFGGIVMSQTQALMDAYGVSKASADARDKGGIAVNNGLVSAEKYYAVVGGENPIWSEYIYSATNARIQEAHLAYTFPRRMLGGMELTLGLTANNLLMLYNKAPFDPEATASTGTYYQGFDYLMQPSLRTLGFNVKLKF from the coding sequence ATGAGAAAAGGAAAGATTCTACCAGTAAGTGTTTTCCTATCTTGCTGCTCTTTGACCGCTTTTGCCAGCAGTCATGTCACTTCGGCTGACAACTTTGGCAAGAACGTAGTCGTTGCTGCAACTAAGGCAAATACCGCAAAGGTATTGGGAACACAGCAATCAAGTGGTGACGTAAAAGTTACCGGAACTATCGTAGACAATGCTGGCGACCCAGTTATCGGTGCTACTATCCGCGTGAAGGATTCGCAGCATGGTACGACCACCGACCTCGATGGTAAGTTTGAGATTATGACACATAAGGGTGCTACGCTTATTGTCAGCTATATCGGTATGAACACTGAGGAGGTGAAGGTTAGCGGTGATGCCCCATTGAACATCACTTTGAAGGCTGAGGCTCATCAGATTGAGGAAGTTGTGGTAACCGCTTTGGGTATCAAGCGTTCTGAGAAGGCGTTGAGCTATAACGTTCAGAAGGTAGGCGGTGAGAACCTTACAACGGTTAAGAACCCTAACTTCATGAATTCACTCTCTGGTAAGGTAGCCGGTGTGAACATCAATGCTTCTTCTGCTGGTATGGGTGGTGCAGCCCGCGTTGTGATGCGTGGTCCTAAATCTATTACCCGTAGCAATCAGGCTTTGTATGTAATCGACGGTGTGCCAATCAACAACACCAGTCAGGGTGAGATTTCAGGTGGTGCGTTCAGTTCACAGCCAGGTTCAGAAGGTATTGCCGATATCAACCCAGAGGATATCGAGTCAATCAGCGTCCTCAGTGGTCCTGCTGCTGCTGCCCTCTACGGTTCAGCTGCTGCGCAGGGTGTCATCATGATCACCACGAAGAAGGGTAAGGAGGGTAAGGTAAGTGTGACAGTAAGTAACAGTACACAGTTTGCTAACCCATTCATCATGCCAGAATTCCAGAACTCTTATGTAAACCGTGCAGGCGAAGTGAAGTCATGGGGCGCAAAGACTCCATCAGTCTATGGTAACTATGAACCAAAGGACTTCTTCAATACAGGTACGAACGTTCAGAACAACGTAGCTCTGACTGCAGGTACTGACAAGAACCAGACCTATATCTCAGTAGGTACAACGAATGCAAAGGGTATCATTCCTAATAACAGCTACGACCGTTATAACTTTGCATTCCGCAATACAACAACGTTCTTGCACGACAAGATGACCTTCGACTTCAACTTCAATTACATCAAGGAGCATGATAAGAACTTGACAGCTCAGGGTCAGTACTTCAACCCATTGACCGCTGTTTATCTCTTCCCACGTGGTGAGAGCTTCGACGCTGTTCGTACATACGAGCTTTACGATGTGACCAGAGGTATCAATGTTCAGAACTGGAACTTCGGTGATGCGTTGAGTATGCAGAACCCATACTGGGTAGCCAATCGTATGGTTCGTTCAAACAACCGCAGCCGTTACATGATCAGTGCAAGTCTTAAGTATAAGATCTTCGACTGGATGGACGTTGTGGGTCGTTTGCGTTGGGACGATGCAGGTACAAAGCAGGAAGACAAGCGTTACGCTTCAACAACCAACCTCTTTGCTCACTCAAAGTATGGTTTCTATGGTTATGACAAGGTGAATGACCGTTCACTCTATGGCGACTTGATGTTCAATATCAACAAGACATTGAATGACTTCTCAGTATCAGCCAACCTCGGTGGTTCGTTCACACGTAACAAGTATAACGTAACAGGTTTCCAAGGCGGTTTGAAGGCACCATCTAACTTGTTTACTCCAAACGCAATCGATTACGGTTCAGCAACCGCTGACAACCGTCCAATCTTCACAGACCATGCACATAAGATTAACTCACTCTTCGCTAACGTAGAGTTGGGCTGGCGCAGTATGCTGTTTATGACCGTAACAGGTCGTAACGATTGGGACTCAGCTTTGGACGGTACTGACAATGTATCTTTCTTCTATCCATCAGTGGGTATGTCAGCAGTTATCTCTCAGATGGCTACACTTCCATCATGGATTAGCTACATGAAGGTGCGTGGTTCATGGGCATCAGTAGGTTCGGCTATCTCTCCAAACATCACCTCACCATGGCGTTATCAGTATAACCCTGCGTCAGGTACTTATAGCACCGTAACTTATAAGTTCCCATCAAACTTCCGTCCAGAGCGTACGAACTCTTGGGAGGCAGGTTTGACATCTCGTTTCTTCAATAATGCACTTACTTTGGATGTTACAGTCTATCAGTCTAACACCCGTAACCAGACCTTCCTTCGTCCTATCACAGGTAGCCAGGGATTCTCTTCTGAGTATGTACAGACTGGTAACGTAAGAAACCGTGGTATTGAGCTTTCATTGGGTTACAACCACAGTTGGGGCGATTTCGCATGGAGCAGCAGCTTCACTTACAGTGCTAACCGCAACAAGATTGTTGAGTTGCTCAACGATCCTAACGAGGTTATCAACCAAGGTGGTTTGAATGGTGCTAACATCATCCTTAAGAAGGGTGGTACGATGGGCGACCTCTATATGACCAGCGACTTCAAGCGTGATGCAGAAGGCAATATTGCTATCAAGGATGGTAACGTATCACAGGTGAACCTTACCAACCCATCTTATCGTGGTTCAGTACTTCCAAAGGGTAACATCGGTTTCTCTAATGACTTCTCTTGGAAGGGTCTTAACTTCGGTTTCGTTGTTACAGCACGTTTCGGTGGTATCGTAATGTCACAGACACAGGCGTTGATGGATGCTTACGGTGTATCAAAGGCATCTGCTGATGCACGCGACAAGGGCGGTATCGCAGTAAACAATGGTTTGGTATCAGCTGAGAAATACTACGCAGTAGTAGGTGGTGAGAACCCAATTTGGTCAGAGTATATCTACAGTGCAACCAACGCACGTATCCAGGAGGCACACCTCGCTTACACCTTCCCACGTCGAATGTTGGGCGGTATGGAGCTGACACTCGGTTTGACAGCTAACAACCTCCTCATGCTTTACAACAAGGCACCATTCGATCCAGAGGCAACAGCATCAACAGGTACCTACTATCAGGGCTTCGACTACCTCATGCAGCCAAGCCTTCGCACACTTGGTTTCAACGTGAAGCTGAAATTCTAA
- a CDS encoding glycosyltransferase yields the protein MSKQVFQTDSRQRWSYFKWTLRVVLTILSLLGIVFLAMFALEGSPQMPFRHDYRNAVTASSPYTKDNKTAKLYKSFRDFFKEKKMHNNYAKATIKKQRFIGKADSLTQKYFREWDDPRIGVRSAWYVNWDKHAYISLKNNIKHLNMVLPEWFFINPKTDKVEYRIDKQALRLMRRTGIPVLPMLTNNYNSDFHSEAIGRIMRDEKKRMALINEMVRTCRRYGFAGINLDLEELNIQDNDLLVELLKDFSRVFHANGLYVTQAVAPFNEDYNMQELAKYNDYLFLMAYDEHNIESQPGAVSSQRWVEKATDWAAKNVPNDKIVLGMATYGYDWANGEGGTTVSFDQTMAIAQDADAKVKFDDDTYNVNFSYQNTDDGKVHHVFFTDAATTFNIMRFGAEYHLAGYGLWRLGTEDKRIWRFYGKDMSWENVARMSVAKLMQLNGTDDVNFVGSGEVLQVTTEPHPGDISIRIDKDNRLISEEYYRTLPSTYTIQRLGKCKDKQLVITFDDGPDSRWTPTVLSTLKKYNVPAAFFMVGLQMEKNLPLVKQVYEDGHTIGNHTFTHHNMIENSDRRSYAELKLTRMLIESVTGHSTILFRAPYNADADPTEHEEIWPMIVASRRNYLFVGEAIDPNDWQPNVTADQIYQRVIDGVHHEDGHVILLHDAGGSSRRPTLDALPRIIETLQHEGYQFISLEQYLGMNKQTLMPEINKGKEYYAMQTNLWLAEMIYHVSDFLTALFLVFLALGMMRLIFMYVLMIREKRAENRRNYAPIDAATAPTVSIIVPGYNEEVNIVRTITTLKQQDYPNLHIYFVDDGSKDHTLERVHEAFDNDDTVTVLAKKNGGKASALNYGIAACRSEYVVCIDADTQLKNDAVSRLMKHFIADTEKRVGAVAGNVKVGNQRNMLTYWQAIEYTSSQNFDRMAYSNINAVTVVPGAIGAFRKEVIEAVGGFTTDTLAEDCDLTMSINEHGYIIENENYAVAMTEAPETVRQFVKQRIRWCFGVMQAFWKHRSSLFAPSKKGFGLWAMPNMLIFQYIIPTFSPLADVLMLIGLFTGNALQVFLYYLIFLIIDASVSIMAYIFEGERMWVLLWVIPQRFFYRWIMYYVLFKSYLKAIKGELQTWGVLKRTGHVKG from the coding sequence ATGAGCAAGCAAGTTTTTCAGACAGACTCCCGTCAGCGCTGGAGTTATTTTAAGTGGACCTTACGCGTCGTTCTTACGATTCTCTCATTGTTAGGAATCGTTTTCTTGGCAATGTTTGCCTTGGAAGGAAGTCCTCAGATGCCTTTCCGTCACGATTATCGGAATGCAGTAACAGCGTCATCACCTTATACCAAGGATAACAAGACGGCAAAGCTTTATAAGTCGTTCCGCGACTTCTTCAAGGAGAAGAAGATGCACAATAACTATGCGAAGGCTACGATTAAGAAACAACGATTTATTGGAAAGGCAGATAGTCTGACACAGAAATACTTTCGTGAGTGGGACGATCCACGAATAGGTGTGCGTTCGGCATGGTATGTAAACTGGGATAAGCACGCTTATATCTCTCTGAAGAACAATATCAAGCATTTGAATATGGTTCTGCCAGAGTGGTTTTTTATCAATCCTAAGACCGACAAGGTGGAGTATCGGATTGATAAGCAAGCACTGCGGTTGATGCGTCGAACAGGTATTCCGGTTCTTCCTATGCTCACCAATAACTACAACTCCGACTTCCATTCAGAGGCGATAGGGCGTATCATGCGTGACGAGAAGAAGCGTATGGCACTCATCAACGAGATGGTTAGGACGTGTCGGCGCTATGGATTTGCAGGAATCAACCTCGACTTAGAGGAACTTAATATTCAAGATAACGACCTTCTTGTCGAATTGCTCAAAGACTTCTCACGTGTTTTCCATGCGAATGGGCTTTATGTAACACAAGCCGTAGCCCCTTTCAATGAGGATTATAATATGCAGGAACTGGCGAAGTATAATGACTATCTCTTCCTCATGGCTTATGATGAACATAACATTGAGAGTCAGCCGGGAGCGGTTAGTTCGCAGCGATGGGTAGAAAAGGCCACCGACTGGGCTGCAAAGAATGTTCCGAATGATAAGATTGTCCTCGGTATGGCTACCTATGGATATGATTGGGCAAACGGAGAAGGCGGTACGACCGTGTCATTCGACCAGACAATGGCTATTGCGCAAGATGCAGATGCAAAGGTAAAGTTCGATGATGACACCTATAACGTGAACTTCTCTTATCAGAATACCGACGATGGAAAGGTTCATCACGTGTTCTTCACCGATGCTGCCACCACGTTTAACATCATGCGTTTTGGTGCAGAATATCATCTTGCAGGCTATGGCTTATGGCGTTTGGGAACTGAAGACAAGCGTATCTGGCGTTTCTATGGCAAAGATATGTCATGGGAGAATGTGGCAAGGATGTCTGTTGCGAAGCTGATGCAACTCAACGGCACCGATGATGTCAACTTTGTTGGCTCAGGTGAAGTGCTCCAAGTGACAACAGAACCTCACCCTGGAGACATCTCGATAAGGATAGATAAGGACAATCGCCTTATCTCGGAAGAGTATTATCGCACCCTGCCTTCTACTTACACCATCCAACGATTAGGCAAATGTAAGGACAAGCAGCTTGTTATTACCTTCGATGACGGACCAGACAGCCGTTGGACTCCTACCGTACTTAGTACGCTGAAGAAGTATAATGTCCCTGCAGCGTTCTTCATGGTGGGACTGCAGATGGAGAAGAATCTGCCATTGGTAAAGCAAGTATATGAGGATGGGCATACCATTGGTAACCACACCTTCACCCACCATAACATGATTGAGAACTCCGACCGCCGCTCTTATGCAGAGTTGAAGTTGACAAGAATGTTGATAGAGAGTGTGACAGGACATAGTACTATCCTCTTCCGTGCGCCTTATAATGCTGATGCCGACCCAACGGAACATGAAGAGATATGGCCAATGATTGTGGCAAGTCGTAGGAATTACCTCTTTGTGGGAGAGGCTATCGACCCTAACGACTGGCAGCCTAACGTTACAGCCGACCAGATCTATCAGCGTGTCATTGATGGTGTACACCATGAAGACGGACATGTCATCTTGTTGCACGATGCGGGCGGTAGTTCTCGAAGGCCTACCCTTGATGCGCTCCCACGTATCATAGAGACCTTGCAGCATGAGGGATATCAGTTTATCTCCCTCGAACAATACTTAGGTATGAACAAGCAAACACTGATGCCAGAGATTAATAAAGGTAAGGAATACTATGCGATGCAGACCAACCTCTGGTTAGCAGAGATGATCTATCATGTCTCAGACTTCCTCACAGCTCTTTTCCTTGTCTTCCTTGCCTTGGGAATGATGCGCCTGATATTTATGTATGTACTGATGATAAGAGAGAAACGGGCGGAGAACCGACGTAATTATGCTCCTATTGATGCTGCCACAGCACCAACAGTTTCTATCATCGTACCGGGTTATAACGAGGAAGTAAACATCGTCCGTACCATCACTACGCTTAAGCAACAAGACTATCCTAACCTGCATATCTACTTCGTTGATGATGGTAGTAAGGACCATACACTCGAACGTGTACATGAGGCTTTCGACAATGATGATACGGTTACGGTGCTTGCTAAGAAGAATGGTGGAAAGGCTTCAGCCCTCAACTATGGTATTGCTGCCTGCCGTTCAGAGTATGTTGTTTGTATTGATGCCGACACCCAGTTGAAGAATGATGCGGTAAGTAGATTGATGAAACACTTCATCGCTGACACAGAGAAGCGTGTCGGTGCGGTGGCTGGTAACGTGAAGGTGGGTAATCAACGGAATATGCTTACCTACTGGCAGGCTATTGAATATACGAGTAGTCAGAACTTCGATCGTATGGCTTACTCTAATATCAATGCTGTCACCGTTGTGCCTGGAGCTATCGGCGCCTTCCGAAAGGAGGTTATAGAAGCCGTGGGAGGCTTTACAACCGATACCTTAGCAGAAGACTGCGACCTGACGATGAGTATCAACGAGCATGGATATATCATCGAGAACGAGAACTATGCTGTAGCAATGACCGAAGCTCCAGAGACGGTCCGTCAGTTTGTGAAGCAGCGTATCCGTTGGTGCTTTGGTGTGATGCAAGCCTTTTGGAAGCATCGTTCCTCTCTCTTCGCACCTTCTAAGAAAGGTTTTGGTCTATGGGCTATGCCTAATATGCTTATCTTCCAGTATATCATCCCTACCTTCTCACCATTAGCCGACGTACTAATGCTCATCGGACTCTTTACTGGTAATGCTCTACAGGTATTCCTTTATTATCTCATCTTCCTTATCATTGACGCCAGTGTGTCAATCATGGCTTATATCTTCGAGGGCGAGCGTATGTGGGTACTTCTGTGGGTTATCCCTCAACGTTTCTTCTATCGCTGGATAATGTATTATGTCCTCTTCAAGAGTTACCTCAAGGCGATAAAGGGTGAGCTGCAGACATGGGGCGTGCTGAAGAGGACAGGGCATGTGAAAGGCTAA
- a CDS encoding site-specific integrase, with protein MKSTFAILFYIDRSKTNEDGLCVIRCRITCNGTSSSFSTQLQTSPDEWLARKGCIKATTGNSSGINLQLNSIEECLHSLYERTLREENYITAEYLKERYMQQSRPMPTLTELYQSVCEYKEELQGRTLSKATVRAFKDSYKSFVHFLQVRDRADCMPTEVDKTLLEDYRLFMLRDLGNKESSVGNRLRHLHQVIRKALQERYVREDPFELIDIETPTYERNALTADDLQKLLAYRPHRSTDNHCRLIFLLGCFTGLAFSDLKKLRMDDVYTFGDGRRYISLCRTKTQNRSIVPLLPVAEKILAIVSHGRREGLFFREFPSNSNFNRTIQEICIKAGLPPHTQATSHTARHTFATTICLENGLPIETVSKMLGHRFISTTEIYARVTKSKIAKEMQPLMGSEHTRVLRKALRLCPSRTPKKSSPIIGM; from the coding sequence ATGAAAAGTACATTTGCCATACTATTCTACATAGATAGAAGCAAGACCAATGAAGACGGACTATGCGTAATCCGTTGCCGTATCACCTGTAATGGAACGTCCTCATCGTTTTCCACGCAGTTGCAAACTTCCCCCGACGAGTGGCTTGCCCGAAAAGGGTGCATCAAGGCGACAACAGGTAATTCAAGCGGCATCAATCTGCAACTGAACTCAATAGAAGAGTGCTTGCATTCACTCTATGAACGTACATTAAGGGAAGAAAACTATATCACGGCGGAATACCTCAAGGAGCGTTATATGCAGCAAAGTCGCCCCATGCCAACACTTACGGAGCTATATCAATCCGTTTGTGAATACAAGGAGGAATTGCAGGGCAGAACATTAAGCAAGGCAACTGTCAGGGCTTTTAAGGACAGCTACAAGAGTTTTGTTCATTTCCTGCAAGTAAGGGACAGGGCAGACTGTATGCCCACAGAGGTGGACAAGACTTTGCTTGAGGACTATCGCCTTTTTATGCTTCGGGACTTGGGAAACAAGGAAAGCAGTGTCGGCAACCGCCTACGCCACTTGCATCAGGTCATTCGCAAGGCATTGCAGGAGCGATACGTTCGTGAAGACCCTTTTGAACTCATAGACATAGAAACGCCTACCTACGAGCGCAATGCACTTACGGCGGACGACCTGCAAAAACTCTTGGCTTACCGTCCGCACCGCTCGACAGATAACCATTGCAGACTTATTTTCCTCTTGGGATGTTTCACGGGGCTGGCATTCTCAGACTTAAAGAAACTCCGAATGGACGATGTTTATACATTCGGGGATGGGCGTAGGTACATATCGCTCTGTCGAACAAAGACACAGAACAGAAGTATTGTCCCGTTGCTGCCCGTTGCCGAGAAAATACTCGCCATTGTGAGCCACGGACGAAGGGAGGGGCTTTTCTTTCGAGAGTTTCCCAGCAACAGTAATTTCAATAGAACTATTCAGGAGATATGTATTAAGGCAGGACTGCCACCGCATACTCAAGCGACCTCGCACACCGCACGGCACACCTTTGCCACGACCATCTGTCTGGAGAACGGACTTCCGATAGAGACGGTGAGCAAGATGCTGGGGCATCGCTTCATCTCCACGACCGAGATTTATGCACGGGTGACCAAGAGCAAGATTGCCAAGGAAATGCAACCCCTGATGGGTAGTGAGCATACAAGGGTACTGCGTAAAGCCTTACGGCTGTGTCCGTCAAGAACACCGAAAAAGTCAAGTCCCATAATTGGGATGTAA